GGAAACTAAACCCATGGTTAATCCATTAATCATCTAGTCTTTAGAGAGAATAGAACTCTGGACCTCACTCGGGAAATTTAGTGTTACATGCTCATGATTCTCAACACCCTTCTAGTCTTAGACTAAGAAGAAAAGATCAAAAATGGATATGTtcaaaaaatggaagaagaacATACTAACAAGATGCAAGTCAACCAAAGAAAAACCCCAAAAAACAATAAGCAACAACCTCAACACATTGCCAAAATGCAAGTCATACCCACCACCATGGTGTAGTCCTAGTCCTAGCCCATCATCCCCATCTACAAAGGCAAAGGCGAAGCGACCGATGACACCAGGAGGGTGTTTTTCAGTGTATGTAGGAACAGAAAGACAGAGGTTTGTGATCAAGACTAAGTATGTTAACCATCCTTTGTTTAAGATGTTGTTGGATGATGCTGAACAGCAATATGGGTATAGTAGTGAAGGGCCTATTTTGCTTCCTTGTgatgttgatttgttttataaagTGTTGGCTGAGATGGATTGTGATAGTACTGATCATATTATTCATTCTTATGGGTGTGGTTCATATGGGTCTTATTCTCTTCTTAGTCCTTCTAAATTGCTTAAGATGAACCAATTTTAAGaagtttatatatgtatatcagctgatttggtttgtttgcagTTTTGTAAGTTGATTTGGTTTAGAAGTTATTAGTCTTGAAGTATTgtgtttaaaatttacattttttgaTGTTACTTGGGGTTTGGATTGAATGTACCTATAATTTTGTGTGGTTTAGTAAATTGGATATGTCTAACTCATGtattgatagagtatataatatatcttggagTTACAAACTTTATTAggtattgttagagtatatgatATATTCTAGGGTCTCGATTATttgcttaagcttttggttgagttggtttcttgacatggtattagaagtcAATGTGACAAGACGTCATGACCTCAAATCTCCactacccctcatttaaagtaggaTATTTAGCTTTTGGATGGACATAGATAAGTgatgcatccacacttctagcccaaatgCTCTCGTGAGTGTCAGGATGAGGAGGACCCGCgccgcatccacacttctagcccaaaaggctctcgtgtgaggggaaTGGTAgaatattaattgggctataCAACACATATATGGAGAACGTCTCACAATGATACTATCTCAgacaaaaatttgtgatatataacatataatggGACATAAactattagcttaagcttttagttgtgTGGATTCATTaacaattatattatatacCCTATCATATACATATCTAAGCGTCAGACTTGACTGTTTCAAGAAAAAGTTTCAATATTTTGAACCAACATTGAAGTATCTATGTGTCGTTCACATACTTAAGTGTCAAGGATCTGACACGAGTATTTGAGATAAAGTGAAAGTGTTCGAGTAAAGTATGCAAAATGCTAATCACAAAGTTGGATTGAGGGGTAAGGTCAGTTTAGGATTCACCTGTGTTTCTTAGTAGAAAAACTAAGTCATAGACAGTTAGATACTCTTAAGTGATCTAGAGCAACAACTATTACCACAATGATATGTCAATATATACTTGGTATATCAACatgaatttcatttttatttcttcCACAATTAATTCACAACATAAACGTACATTTCATCCAAGTTTAATACTTCATCTTCAATCTCAAATCCAAACAGTAAGGCAGAACTGATAGACCGACACGAAGGAAAACAACTCGAAAGCTCCCCTCCTTTGTAGTCGGAGACTAGACACTATAGACCGATATTTGTTGTGCTTGTTATATTTGCTCGATTTCTTCCTCGAAGATTTTCATTGCTGAGACCGGCATTCCAAGATGAACATTTATGCCTTTCCTATCGTCTCCTCCAGGGAGAAACAACGCAACCTCTTTCTCCGGCAAGCCCACAGGGCCAGTGTAAATCGTTTCTCCCCATCCAAAATCGGGGGAATGAAACGGCAACCTAGACCAAGCTGTTACCAATAGTGTACCATTCAGAGAAGGCCTAGCTCTAGTCACTTCAAAGTAGTCTATAGCCGATCTCATGTAACTGTCGGTAACCAACTTAATCGCTCCTTGAACTAACTCCACCGCGTATGATAAAGGGTTCTCAAGAAGCTCGCCTGCTGTGCTAAGTGCGTTAGTCAGAACAATTCCGTTTCCAAAGAATCCCTTGGGCAAATTCGGATCAAATCTAGACCGTCCATCAACTGCAAAGAGTAGCTTTGTTTGTTGATCAGGATGCATTCTCAAGGCTTTGCATCGAGATCTCCAAACCAAGGCGGTTAAAGACTCAAAAGTAGTGCACTTGGTTAAACCTCCGTCTACCAATGATGTATTCTTCAATCGTCCTAGCTTCTCTGTGTTGAAATAGAATGATCGGTACACCATTTCTTCTTCCTCGTACAGCTCGTGGGTGTTTGATATGTCCGGTATATCAAGAAACTCGTTGTGAGGGAATTCGATTATGGGTGGATCGCGTGCCTTGAGGAGTGTTCGGTCTATGTAGGGAGGGATGCTTAGGGGTAATCCTCGCGCTGTTTCGCCCCATGAATTCATGAACTCTACTGCTGATAACCCATCTGCCATGCAGTGGTTCATGGCTATACCTACTGCAAAGGCTCCACAGCTGAATTTTGTGACCTGTTTTTTGGAAAACATGAAAAACACAGGAATATCTTTATCATCTGTTTACATTCATAGTTACAAACCTATCATGattcaacatttcattacccaaATGAGATTAATTGCCTCGCATCTAAACGTGGTTTGAAGGAttagatgtacgcaaccttattcttgttagtgataacaaagaggttattttCAATTGATCCAACAGATATCATGTGCAGCTATACATGGATAG
This Amaranthus tricolor cultivar Red isolate AtriRed21 chromosome 13, ASM2621246v1, whole genome shotgun sequence DNA region includes the following protein-coding sequences:
- the LOC130798634 gene encoding omega-hydroxypalmitate O-feruloyl transferase-like, which produces MDQTACNGKLKLELKQKDPIRVAPEEETEKGHYLLCNLDQNIAVIMRTIYLYKSQQKGNEDAVKVVKESLAKVLVPFYPLAGRLTISPEGKLIVDCTGEGPLFVEAENNCSLLQILGLASADPMVLKNLVYDFPGAKNIIETPLFTVQVTKFSCGAFAVGIAMNHCMADGLSAVEFMNSWGETARGLPLSIPPYIDRTLLKARDPPIIEFPHNEFLDIPDISNTHELYEEEEMVYRSFYFNTEKLGRLKNTSLVDGGLTKCTTFESLTALVWRSRCKALRMHPDQQTKLLFAVDGRSRFDPNLPKGFFGNGIVLTNALSTAGELLENPLSYAVELVQGAIKLVTDSYMRSAIDYFEVTRARPSLNGTLLVTAWSRLPFHSPDFGWGETIYTGPVGLPEKEVALFLPGGDDRKGINVHLGMPVSAMKIFEEEIEQI
- the LOC130798635 gene encoding auxin-responsive protein SAUR72-like, giving the protein MDMFKKWKKNILTRCKSTKEKPQKTISNNLNTLPKCKSYPPPWCSPSPSPSSPSTKAKAKRPMTPGGCFSVYVGTERQRFVIKTKYVNHPLFKMLLDDAEQQYGYSSEGPILLPCDVDLFYKVLAEMDCDSTDHIIHSYGCGSYGSYSLLSPSKLLKMNQF